Proteins from a single region of Ziziphus jujuba cultivar Dongzao chromosome 1, ASM3175591v1:
- the LOC107424411 gene encoding putative pentatricopeptide repeat-containing protein At1g56570 isoform X2, whose protein sequence is MLISHKPIDCHTLPVVLKSCAGLSSLRLGRQVHGAVFVHGFGSDMANSNALITMYAKCGHLAGARKVFDGMPERNEISWSAMMAGYGMHGGFAEVFQLFEKMVSEGQRPDGVTFTTILTACSHGGLTEEGRLYFEMMERRFGLRPILEHYTCMVDMLGRVGRVEEAEELILGMELEPDEALWSALLGACKHHGKVEMAERVENKLYGRRLSLANG, encoded by the coding sequence ATGCTAATTTCCCACAAGCCCATTGACTGCCACACCTTGCCTGTCGTGCTCAAATCTTGCGCTGGGTTATCATCCTTGAGGCTTGGTCGACAAGTTCATGGGGCTGTTTTTGTTCATGGGTTTGGCTCAGACATGGCAAATTCAAATGCATTGATCACGATGTATGCAAAGTGTGGTCATTTGGCTGGTGCACGTAAAGTGTTTGATGGAATGCCAGAGAGGAATGAGatttcatggtcagcaatgatggCTGGTTATGGCATGCATGGGGGTTTCGCCGAGGTGTTTCAGTTGTTTGAGAAAATGGTAAGCGAGGGACAAAGGCCAGATGGGGTGACGTTTACTACAATTTTGACTGCTTGTAGTCATGGGGGGTTAACGGAAGAGGGAAGGCTGTACTTTGAGATGATGGAAAGGAGGTTTGGGCTAAGGCCTATTTTGGAGCACTATACATGTATGGTGGATATGTTGGGAAGGGTAGGAAGGGTCGAAGAAGCAGAGGAGTTAATTTTGGGGATGGAATTGGAACCAGATGAGGCATTATGGAGTGCTCTGTTGGGAGCTTGTAAGCACCATGGGAAGGTGGAAATGGCGGAAAGGGTGGAAAATAAGCTTTATGGAAGGCGACTGAGTCTAGCAAATGGGTAA
- the LOC107424411 gene encoding pentatricopeptide repeat-containing protein CRR2, chloroplastic-like isoform X1: MIIPSLREVIPFYATLFEACISTKNLQSLKQIHSQTLTLGIARHDFIRTKLICSYACCGQLPQANFLFSFAKRQPTFLFNTFIRVYSSHKLFSQSLSFFHQMLISHKPIDCHTLPVVLKSCAGLSSLRLGRQVHGAVFVHGFGSDMANSNALITMYAKCGHLAGARKVFDGMPERNEISWSAMMAGYGMHGGFAEVFQLFEKMVSEGQRPDGVTFTTILTACSHGGLTEEGRLYFEMMERRFGLRPILEHYTCMVDMLGRVGRVEEAEELILGMELEPDEALWSALLGACKHHGKVEMAERVENKLYGRRLSLANG, encoded by the coding sequence ATGATTATACCTTCCCTTCGTGAAGTAATACCCTTTTATGCTACTCTCTTTGAAGCATGCATTTCCACCAAGAACCTTCAAAGCCTAAAACAAATTCATTCTCAGACATTAACACTTGGCATTGCCCGTCATGACTTCATTCGAACCAAGCTCATATGTTCCTATGCTTGTTGTGGCCAATTGCCCCAAGCCAACTTTCTATTCTCTTTTGCCAAACGCCAACCCACCTTCCTATTCAACACCTTCATTCGGGTCTATTCCTCTCACAAATTATTCTCCCAGTCTCTCTCCTTTTTCCACCAAATGCTAATTTCCCACAAGCCCATTGACTGCCACACCTTGCCTGTCGTGCTCAAATCTTGCGCTGGGTTATCATCCTTGAGGCTTGGTCGACAAGTTCATGGGGCTGTTTTTGTTCATGGGTTTGGCTCAGACATGGCAAATTCAAATGCATTGATCACGATGTATGCAAAGTGTGGTCATTTGGCTGGTGCACGTAAAGTGTTTGATGGAATGCCAGAGAGGAATGAGatttcatggtcagcaatgatggCTGGTTATGGCATGCATGGGGGTTTCGCCGAGGTGTTTCAGTTGTTTGAGAAAATGGTAAGCGAGGGACAAAGGCCAGATGGGGTGACGTTTACTACAATTTTGACTGCTTGTAGTCATGGGGGGTTAACGGAAGAGGGAAGGCTGTACTTTGAGATGATGGAAAGGAGGTTTGGGCTAAGGCCTATTTTGGAGCACTATACATGTATGGTGGATATGTTGGGAAGGGTAGGAAGGGTCGAAGAAGCAGAGGAGTTAATTTTGGGGATGGAATTGGAACCAGATGAGGCATTATGGAGTGCTCTGTTGGGAGCTTGTAAGCACCATGGGAAGGTGGAAATGGCGGAAAGGGTGGAAAATAAGCTTTATGGAAGGCGACTGAGTCTAGCAAATGGGTAA
- the LOC107424735 gene encoding probable hexosyltransferase MUCI70 yields the protein MTGGSLGIRSGSYGSLDKQLQNGISPIQTARKPSKMLKEKERLFHWICKFAGRKKVGMLLLCAISAGIFIFVVYVGKGEDTQERNHVNNINVNNSVALSYPESSLTNGEQSISSSLNTFGIPSNFALPPPPPSFFLGYTLPPGHPCSTFTLPPPPADKKRTGPRPCPVCYLPVEEAIALMPKVPSFSPVLKNLTYIYEENLSRETEFGGSDFGGYPTLSQRTDSYDIRESMSVHCGFVKGIKPGRNTGYDMDEDDLYDMEQCRGIVVASAIFGNFDNINQPHHISDYSKETVCFYMFIDEETEAYMKGTGTLDGSKKVGLWRVVVVHNIPYTDARRTGKIPKLLVHRMFPNARFSLWIDGKLELVVDPYQILERFLWRKNATFAISRHYKRFDVFTEAEANKAAGKYANASIDFQIDFYRREGLTPYSEEKLPITSDVPEGCVIIREHVPISNLFTCLWFNEVDRFTSRDQISFSTVRDKLRARTNYTINMFLDCERRNFVVQKYHRNVLKKRAPPLPAALSPPLLPPPPPPPPPPSLETSSEGAVNAPTGKIQPRGGREGRSSRRHRKVSAGTKDSDSG from the exons ATGACTGGAGGGTCATTGGGAATTCGTTCGGGGAGTTATGGGTCATTGGATAAACAGCTACAGAACGGAATTTCGCCTATCCAAACAGCAAGAAAGCCTTCAAAGATGCtcaaggaaaaggaaagattgttcCATTGGATCTGCAAGTTCGCCGGCCGTAAGAAGGTCGGAATGCTGCTTCTGTGTGCCATCTCAGCCGGGATATTCATTTTTGTTGTATATGTCGGAAaag GTGAAGATACTCAAGAAAGAAACCATGTCAACAACATTAATGTGAATAACAGTGTGGCTTTAAGTTATCCTGAATCTTCACTGACAAATGGAGAGCAGAGTATCTCTTCTTCATTGAATACTTTTGGAATACCTTCGAATTTTGCCctgcctcctcctcctccttccttTTTCCTTGGTTATACTCTTCCACCAGGGCATCCTTGTAGTACTTTCACTTTGCCGCCCCCACCAGCAGATAAGAAAAGAACTGGACCACGGC CTTGCCCGGTATGCTACCTTCCTGTAGAAGAAGCCATAGCCTTAATGCCAAAGGTCCCTTCATTTTCTCCAGTTCTTAAGAATTTAACTTACATTTATGAGGAAAATTTATCTAGAGAAACAGAATTTGGAGGATCGGATTTTGGTGGATATCCAACCTTGAGTCAAAGGACTGATTCTTATGATATAAGAGAGTCGATGAGTGTCCATTGTgg ATTTGTAAAAGGTATAAAGCCTGGGCGCAATACAGGATATGATATGGATGAAGATGATCTCTATGACATGGAGCAGTGTCGTGGTATCGTTGTTGCATCAGCCATATTTG GaaattttgacaacataaaccAGCCACATCACATTAGTGATTATTCCAAGGAGACTGTTTGCTTTTACATGTTTATAGATGAAGAGACAGAAGCTTATATGAAGGGTACTGGTACTCTGGACGGCAGCAAGAAAGTTGGATTATGGAGAGTAGTTGTTGTTCATAACATTCCTTACACAGATGCAAGGCGCACTGGGAAG ATTCCAAAGCTTTTGGTGCATAGGATGTTTCCCAATGCTCGCTTTTCATTGTGGATTGATGGAAAACTTGAGCTTGTTGTGGATCCATATCAAATTCTGGAAAG GTTCTTGTGGAGGAAGAATGCAACTTTTGCAATTTCTAGACACTATAAACGCTTTGATGTGTTTACTGAAGCTGAGGCAAATAAAGCTGCAGGAAAATATGCTAATGCCTCAATTGACTTTCAGATTGATTTCTACAGAAGGGAGGGTTTGACCCCATATAGTGAAGAAAAACTTCCCATTACCAGTG ATGTACCTGAAGGATGTGTAATCATTAGAGAGCATGTTCCTATCAGCAACCTCTTTACTTGTCTTTGGTTCAATGAGGTCGATCGTTTTACTTCCAGGGACCAAATCAGTTTTTCCACTGTGAGGGACAAGCTCAGGGCGAGGACGAATTACACTATCAATATGTTCCTGGACTGTGAAAGGCGCAACTTTGTGGTTCAG AAATACCATAGAAATGTATTGAAGAAAAGGGCTCCTCCTCTACCTGCTGCACTTTCTCCTCCACTATtgcctccaccaccaccaccgccaccGCCACCATCACTTGAAACTTCATCTGAAGGGGCTGTGAATGCCCCAACTGGGAAGATCCAACCAAGAGGTGGGAGAGAAGGGAGATCGTCAAGACGTCACCGCAAAGTTTCTGCAGGCACTAAGGATTCTGATTCAGGTTAA